In a genomic window of Glycine max cultivar Williams 82 chromosome 13, Glycine_max_v4.0, whole genome shotgun sequence:
- the NF-YA12 gene encoding nuclear transcription factor Y subunit A-12 isoform X2: protein MPHQIPKAHTSYPCGDPYFGSSIVAYGTQAITQQMVPQMLGLASTRIALPVELAEDGPIYVNAKQYHGILRRRQSRAKLKAQNKLIKSRKPYLHESRHRHALKRVRGTGGRFLSAKQLQQFNAELVTDAHSGPGPVNVYQKKDASEAESHPSRTGKNASITFTAISGLTSMSGNSVSFRRPEHNFLGNSPNIGGSSQCSGGLTFGGGARQCTSVGR, encoded by the exons GCTCATACTTCTTATCCTTGTGGTGATCCTTATTTTGGTAGTTCAATAGTTGCTTATGGAACACAGGCTATT acTCAACAAATGGTGCCCCAGATGCTGGGATTAGCATCCACCAGAATTGCATTACCAGTTGAGCTTGCAGAAGATGGGCCCATTTATGTCAATGCCAAACAATACCATGGTATACTGAGAAGGCGACAGTCACGAGCAAAGCTTAAGGCTCAAAACAAACTCATCAAAAGTCGTAAG CCATATCTTCATGAGTCTCGGCACCGCCACGCATTGAAAAGGGTTAGGGGAACTGGGGGGCGCTTTCTTAGTGCCAAACAGCTTCAACAGTTTAATGCAGAACTTGTCACCGATGCCCATTCAGGCCCGGGCCCTGTCAATGTTTATCAAAAGAAAGATGCATCTGAGGCAGAAAGTCATCCCTCAAGAACTGGAAAAAATGCATCTATCACATTCACAGCAATCTCTGGCTTGACAAGTATGTCCGGTAACAGTGTCAGTTTCAGGCGGCCTGAGCACAACTTCTTGGGGAACTCTCCTAATATAGGTGGATCGTCGCAATGCAGTGGGGGACTCACCTTTGGTGGTGGAGCTCGGCAATGTACTTCAGTTGGCCGGTGA
- the NF-YA12 gene encoding nuclear transcription factor Y subunit A-12 isoform X3 codes for MAHTSYPCGDPYFGSSIVAYGTQAITQQMVPQMLGLASTRIALPVELAEDGPIYVNAKQYHGILRRRQSRAKLKAQNKLIKSRKPYLHESRHRHALKRVRGTGGRFLSAKQLQQFNAELVTDAHSGPGPVNVYQKKDASEAESHPSRTGKNASITFTAISGLTSMSGNSVSFRRPEHNFLGNSPNIGGSSQCSGGLTFGGGARQCTSVGR; via the exons GCTCATACTTCTTATCCTTGTGGTGATCCTTATTTTGGTAGTTCAATAGTTGCTTATGGAACACAGGCTATT acTCAACAAATGGTGCCCCAGATGCTGGGATTAGCATCCACCAGAATTGCATTACCAGTTGAGCTTGCAGAAGATGGGCCCATTTATGTCAATGCCAAACAATACCATGGTATACTGAGAAGGCGACAGTCACGAGCAAAGCTTAAGGCTCAAAACAAACTCATCAAAAGTCGTAAG CCATATCTTCATGAGTCTCGGCACCGCCACGCATTGAAAAGGGTTAGGGGAACTGGGGGGCGCTTTCTTAGTGCCAAACAGCTTCAACAGTTTAATGCAGAACTTGTCACCGATGCCCATTCAGGCCCGGGCCCTGTCAATGTTTATCAAAAGAAAGATGCATCTGAGGCAGAAAGTCATCCCTCAAGAACTGGAAAAAATGCATCTATCACATTCACAGCAATCTCTGGCTTGACAAGTATGTCCGGTAACAGTGTCAGTTTCAGGCGGCCTGAGCACAACTTCTTGGGGAACTCTCCTAATATAGGTGGATCGTCGCAATGCAGTGGGGGACTCACCTTTGGTGGTGGAGCTCGGCAATGTACTTCAGTTGGCCGGTGA
- the NF-YA12 gene encoding nuclear transcription factor Y subunit A-12 isoform X1 produces MKPFLLSHPDTMYNCSQVYCSHSLAHTSYPCGDPYFGSSIVAYGTQAITQQMVPQMLGLASTRIALPVELAEDGPIYVNAKQYHGILRRRQSRAKLKAQNKLIKSRKPYLHESRHRHALKRVRGTGGRFLSAKQLQQFNAELVTDAHSGPGPVNVYQKKDASEAESHPSRTGKNASITFTAISGLTSMSGNSVSFRRPEHNFLGNSPNIGGSSQCSGGLTFGGGARQCTSVGR; encoded by the exons GCTCATACTTCTTATCCTTGTGGTGATCCTTATTTTGGTAGTTCAATAGTTGCTTATGGAACACAGGCTATT acTCAACAAATGGTGCCCCAGATGCTGGGATTAGCATCCACCAGAATTGCATTACCAGTTGAGCTTGCAGAAGATGGGCCCATTTATGTCAATGCCAAACAATACCATGGTATACTGAGAAGGCGACAGTCACGAGCAAAGCTTAAGGCTCAAAACAAACTCATCAAAAGTCGTAAG CCATATCTTCATGAGTCTCGGCACCGCCACGCATTGAAAAGGGTTAGGGGAACTGGGGGGCGCTTTCTTAGTGCCAAACAGCTTCAACAGTTTAATGCAGAACTTGTCACCGATGCCCATTCAGGCCCGGGCCCTGTCAATGTTTATCAAAAGAAAGATGCATCTGAGGCAGAAAGTCATCCCTCAAGAACTGGAAAAAATGCATCTATCACATTCACAGCAATCTCTGGCTTGACAAGTATGTCCGGTAACAGTGTCAGTTTCAGGCGGCCTGAGCACAACTTCTTGGGGAACTCTCCTAATATAGGTGGATCGTCGCAATGCAGTGGGGGACTCACCTTTGGTGGTGGAGCTCGGCAATGTACTTCAGTTGGCCGGTGA